In Halobaculum magnesiiphilum, the following proteins share a genomic window:
- a CDS encoding TrmB family transcriptional regulator, whose translation MTTGPGDPPDAAAAGDVDVEELLKRFGLSDKEVDTYLTLLEHGEAKASTVAEAAGVSKRYVYSASEELAARGFVTVNDHVTPTTIRANPPGEVVDRLANDAQSMRPALEARFSRAEAATEPFEVVKSRVTVVKRIRRAIEDATEEVTLSFPLDRLDEVADELRDAVDRGVLVLLLLTGVDEPVAGFEERYAGVASAARTWGQPMPSMLTVDGRTGVVAPAEMVARTNSGTQAIVFSQQQLGPVIVGSFIGNYWPAASEALLADPAPLPATYENFRHAVLQAELHRRSADAVAAHVSGRRTDTGESVEVTGEVVEVRQGLVEPANNEFPVQHTLTLALDDEQVTVGGKGAFVEDIEADEVELTTPTA comes from the coding sequence ATGACCACGGGCCCGGGCGACCCTCCTGACGCCGCCGCGGCCGGCGACGTCGACGTGGAGGAGCTGTTGAAGCGGTTCGGCCTCTCGGACAAGGAGGTCGACACGTATCTGACCCTCCTCGAACACGGCGAGGCCAAAGCCAGCACCGTCGCCGAGGCGGCCGGCGTCTCCAAGCGGTACGTGTACAGCGCGAGCGAGGAGCTGGCGGCGCGCGGGTTCGTCACCGTCAACGACCACGTCACGCCGACGACGATCCGTGCGAACCCGCCGGGCGAGGTCGTCGACAGACTCGCCAACGACGCCCAGTCGATGCGACCCGCGCTGGAGGCGAGGTTCTCTCGCGCCGAGGCGGCGACCGAGCCGTTCGAGGTTGTGAAATCCCGCGTCACGGTCGTCAAGCGGATCCGACGGGCGATCGAGGACGCGACCGAGGAGGTGACGCTGTCGTTCCCGCTGGACCGGCTCGACGAGGTCGCCGACGAGCTTCGCGACGCCGTTGACCGCGGCGTGCTCGTCCTCCTGTTGCTCACCGGAGTCGACGAACCGGTCGCCGGGTTCGAGGAGCGGTACGCCGGCGTCGCCAGCGCCGCACGAACATGGGGGCAGCCGATGCCGTCGATGCTCACCGTCGACGGACGGACGGGCGTCGTCGCCCCCGCGGAGATGGTCGCGCGCACGAACAGCGGGACGCAGGCGATCGTCTTCTCCCAACAGCAGCTCGGCCCGGTCATCGTCGGCTCGTTCATCGGGAACTACTGGCCGGCCGCCTCCGAGGCGCTGCTGGCGGATCCGGCGCCGCTGCCGGCGACGTACGAGAACTTCAGGCACGCGGTATTGCAGGCCGAGCTGCATCGTCGCTCCGCCGACGCGGTCGCCGCGCACGTCTCCGGTCGACGAACCGACACCGGCGAGTCGGTCGAGGTGACCGGCGAGGTCGTCGAGGTCAGACAGGGGCTCGTCGAGCCGGCGAACAACGAGTTCCCCGTCCAGCACACGCTGACGCTGGCCCTCGACGACGAGCAAGTCACGGTCGGCGGAAAGGGGGCATTCGTCGAGGACATCGAGGCCGACGAGGTCGAGTTGACGACACCGACGGCGTAA
- a CDS encoding DUF7521 family protein, producing MSHLTIAIAAAKTLTFVFGATITYLSWTAYRRTRAAALRSLAVGFAIVTAGSVLGGGVDLIGDLLPIAGSEPVILYGVLVQSVLTMIGFGFITYSLYRE from the coding sequence ATGAGCCACCTCACCATCGCCATCGCGGCGGCCAAGACCCTGACGTTCGTCTTCGGCGCGACGATCACGTACCTCTCGTGGACCGCCTACCGCCGAACGCGGGCGGCCGCCCTCCGCTCGCTTGCGGTGGGATTCGCGATCGTCACCGCCGGGAGCGTGCTGGGTGGCGGGGTCGATCTCATCGGCGACCTGCTTCCGATCGCCGGGTCCGAGCCGGTCATCCTCTACGGGGTGTTGGTTCAGAGCGTTCTCACCATGATCGGGTTCGGCTTCATCACGTACTCGCTGTACCGGGAATGA
- a CDS encoding winged helix-turn-helix domain-containing protein yields the protein MVRDTRPGADPEPDLQPVLDALDDPDCRTIIEHLDEPLTAGEVSEECDIPMSTTYRKLDLLSEAQLLAESVEVRQDGHHATRYRTDFEEVIVALTEERSLDVEIERPAEDAADRLASMWGEVRKGADR from the coding sequence ATGGTGCGCGATACCCGGCCGGGGGCCGACCCCGAACCCGACCTCCAGCCGGTACTCGACGCGCTCGACGACCCGGACTGCCGGACCATCATCGAACACCTGGACGAACCGCTGACGGCAGGAGAGGTGTCCGAGGAGTGTGATATTCCCATGTCGACGACATACAGAAAGCTCGACCTACTCTCGGAGGCACAGCTGTTGGCCGAGAGCGTGGAGGTCCGTCAGGACGGCCACCACGCGACCCGCTACCGAACGGACTTCGAGGAGGTGATCGTCGCGCTGACCGAGGAACGGTCCCTCGACGTCGAGATCGAACGGCCGGCGGAGGACGCCGCCGATCGCCTCGCGAGCATGTGGGGCGAGGTCCGCAAGGGGGCCGACCGATGA
- a CDS encoding multicopper oxidase domain-containing protein gives MTQIGAPGSEMSRREFLAATGATGATAAFAGCNAPTAASGRTAVGTDEASPQTDSELPTTSPPEVVNVDEQGGTVRMKTLPARHEVHPGEAMGGPVEFPQVWAFQADDRDPSVPGPILRTTEGEDMTVVLDNTDGKRPHTLHFHGTSKSWENDGVPTTTGITVNPGETHEYEIPANVPGTHVYHCHYQTHRHIDMGMYGIFRVDPEGYEPADREYFMTVKDWDSDLNRMMAGEDVSYSPRDRHPDVFTINGKSAPRTLHPEDGSPMIVSQGDTVRVHYVNGGYMNHPLHIHNHRFQLVEKDGGTIPEAARHEMDITDIAPAERHTIEFTADADPGIYLMHCHKVNHVMNGTSYPGGMLTGIVYEEAMDTDIFAQLMEYAGYEG, from the coding sequence ATGACGCAGATCGGCGCTCCCGGATCCGAGATGAGTCGACGCGAGTTCCTGGCTGCCACCGGCGCGACCGGCGCGACGGCGGCGTTCGCGGGCTGTAACGCGCCGACCGCCGCGAGCGGACGGACGGCGGTCGGGACCGACGAGGCGTCACCGCAGACCGACTCGGAGCTTCCGACCACCTCGCCCCCGGAGGTCGTCAACGTCGACGAGCAGGGCGGGACGGTGAGGATGAAGACGCTTCCGGCGCGTCACGAGGTTCACCCCGGCGAGGCGATGGGCGGCCCCGTCGAGTTCCCGCAGGTGTGGGCGTTCCAGGCCGACGACCGAGACCCCTCCGTCCCGGGGCCGATCCTCCGGACCACCGAGGGAGAGGACATGACGGTCGTCCTCGACAACACCGACGGGAAACGTCCCCACACGCTCCACTTCCACGGCACGAGCAAGTCGTGGGAGAACGACGGCGTCCCGACGACAACCGGTATCACGGTCAACCCGGGAGAGACCCACGAGTACGAGATCCCCGCGAACGTGCCCGGCACGCACGTGTATCACTGCCACTACCAGACCCACCGGCACATCGACATGGGGATGTACGGCATCTTCCGGGTCGACCCCGAGGGGTACGAGCCGGCCGACCGCGAGTACTTCATGACGGTGAAGGACTGGGACTCGGATCTCAACCGGATGATGGCCGGCGAGGACGTGAGCTATTCGCCCCGTGATCGCCACCCGGACGTGTTCACGATCAACGGCAAGTCGGCGCCGCGGACCCTCCACCCCGAGGACGGATCGCCGATGATCGTCTCGCAGGGGGACACCGTCCGCGTTCACTACGTCAACGGCGGATACATGAATCACCCGCTGCACATCCACAACCACCGGTTCCAACTCGTCGAGAAGGACGGCGGCACGATCCCCGAGGCCGCACGCCACGAGATGGACATCACCGACATCGCGCCCGCCGAACGCCACACCATCGAGTTCACCGCCGACGCCGACCCGGGGATCTACCTCATGCACTGCCACAAGGTGAACCACGTGATGAACGGCACGAGCTACCCCGGCGGGATGCTCACGGGGATCGTCTACGAGGAGGCGATGGACACCGACATCTTCGCGCAACTGATGGAGTACGCCGGCTACGAGGGCTGA
- a CDS encoding hemolysin family protein: protein MVDVVFAAGRLLVALVLVVLNGFFVAAEFALVRVRSTSVDQLVDEGRPGAETLQGAMGSLDDYLAVTQLGITLASLGLGWAGEPAVASLLEPALGPVLPPDILHLVSFALGFGFITFLHVVFGELAPKTIAIARAERIALLVAPPLKLFYYVFYPGLVVFNGTANAFTSLIGIPPASETDETLEEREIRMVLSRAGDEGNVDAREVEMIERVFDLDDTVVREVMVPRPDVVAVPADATLSAIRSTALSAEHTRYPVVDADDADQIVGFVDLKDVLRAGESETAADTTAADIARDVLVVPETMPIDDLLLQFRDERQQMAAVVDEWGSLEGIATVEDVVEAVVGDIRDEFDTDEREASIRRRADGGYEIDGGVPLRTVNDALGTSFHTDEFETLAGLVLDRLDRVPEMGDSLDVDGHVVEVTAMDDSRIETVTIRSTSSPAEGGE, encoded by the coding sequence ATGGTAGACGTCGTCTTCGCCGCCGGACGTCTCCTGGTGGCGCTGGTGCTCGTGGTGTTGAACGGCTTCTTCGTCGCCGCGGAGTTCGCCCTCGTCCGCGTACGGTCCACCTCCGTCGATCAGCTCGTCGACGAGGGCCGTCCCGGTGCGGAGACGCTTCAGGGTGCGATGGGGTCGCTCGACGACTACCTCGCGGTGACACAGCTCGGGATCACCCTCGCCTCGCTCGGGCTCGGATGGGCCGGCGAGCCCGCGGTGGCGTCGCTCCTCGAGCCGGCGCTGGGGCCGGTGCTTCCGCCGGACATCCTCCATCTCGTATCGTTCGCGCTCGGGTTCGGCTTCATCACCTTCCTGCACGTCGTCTTCGGCGAACTCGCGCCGAAGACGATCGCGATCGCCCGCGCCGAGCGGATCGCCCTGCTCGTCGCGCCGCCGCTGAAGCTGTTCTACTACGTGTTCTATCCGGGTCTCGTCGTGTTCAACGGGACGGCGAACGCCTTCACCAGTCTGATCGGGATCCCGCCGGCCTCCGAGACGGACGAGACGCTGGAGGAACGCGAGATCCGGATGGTGTTGTCGCGGGCGGGCGACGAGGGCAACGTCGACGCCCGCGAGGTCGAGATGATAGAGCGGGTGTTCGACCTCGACGACACCGTCGTCAGGGAGGTGATGGTGCCGCGTCCCGACGTGGTCGCCGTTCCCGCCGACGCGACGCTGTCGGCGATCAGGTCGACGGCACTCTCGGCCGAGCACACCCGGTATCCCGTCGTCGACGCCGACGACGCCGACCAGATCGTCGGCTTCGTCGACCTCAAGGATGTCCTTCGCGCAGGGGAATCGGAGACGGCGGCCGACACCACCGCCGCCGATATCGCACGCGACGTGCTCGTCGTTCCGGAGACGATGCCGATCGACGACCTCCTGCTGCAGTTCCGTGACGAACGCCAGCAGATGGCTGCGGTCGTCGACGAGTGGGGGAGCCTCGAGGGGATCGCGACCGTCGAGGACGTCGTCGAGGCGGTCGTCGGCGACATCCGCGACGAGTTCGACACCGACGAGCGGGAGGCGTCGATCCGCCGTCGCGCCGACGGCGGCTATGAGATCGACGGCGGCGTTCCGCTCCGAACGGTTAACGACGCCCTCGGCACGTCGTTCCACACCGACGAGTTCGAGACGCTCGCCGGGCTGGTGCTCGATCGACTGGACAGGGTGCCGGAGATGGGTGACTCGCTCGACGTGGACGGCCACGTCGTCGAGGTCACCGCGATGGACGACAGCCGGATCGAAACGGTCACGATCCGCTCGACGTCGTCGCCAGCGGAGGGAGGGGAGTGA